The region GCCTATACGCCGGCCTCAGCCGCCAGCCTGCAGGCCCACTGGCGAGCCTATCTGGGCTCCGATACCTCGGAGGCCGACCTCCTGTTTCCCAGCCTGCGGCGACGCGGACCGGTCGCCCTGCTCGGCGTGTCGAGCGTCGGCCCGACCGGTCTGTTGTCGGCTGCCGGTCGGGTCGAGCCGGACCAGCAAGCGCGGCTCGGGCGCCTGCTCCAGAGCCTCGGTCAGGTCTGCCGGGTTGTCCTGATGCACCACCCGCCGACCCGGGCCGGTCTGCCGCAGCGACGGCGTTTACACGACGCCCAGGCCCTCCAGCGCGTCCTTGCCGAGTCGGGCGCCGAGCTGGTACTGCACGGCCACACCCATACCACTACCTTGACCCGCATTCCGGTACCACACCGGGCGGCAATTCCGGTCGTTGGGGTACGCTCCGCCTCAGCTCTGGGTCATAAGCCCAGACGCAGCGCCCAGTACCACCTGTACAGCCTGAGCCCCGGCCAGCCCGACGGCGTGCAGATCAGTCTCCGCATTCGCGCCTACGACCCGACCTCTGGCGGTTTTCACCAGCTCGGTCCCTATCGGCTCACCCCGCTTGAAAAAAATAGCCTGCCGACTGATGTATTTTCGGTCATTTCAGCGTAAAAAGGGACGAGCAGCGTGGAACGACAGGAATAAGGAGGAATTCTCTCATGCCGCTCACTCAACGGCTGCCTCGGTCAGCGTCTCTCCTGTTCCTTGTCGCCCTCCTGGTCGTGCCCACCCCAAGCCCGGGCGATGACGACCCCATCCACACCGCCCTGTCTGCGGTCGTTCATATTCGCGCCGAAATCCCGCCGACCGCCCGCACGGCGCGTTTCCTCGGCACCCAGCGCGAAGCCAGCGGCATTGTCATTGACGCCGAGGGTCTGATCCTGACCATCGGCTATATCGTGCTTGAAGCCGAAAGCGTTGCCGTCACCAGCCTGGACGGCCGGTCGGTCGAAGCCACCCTCATCGGCAATGATTATGACACCGGCTTTGGCCTGTTACGGACCGCCCAGCCCCTGCCCGTCCCGCCTATCCCGCTCGGCCTGTCGGCCGAGTTGGCCGAGCAGACCGAGGTCCTGGTGGCCAGCTACGGCGCCCTGGAAGCCGTCCGCCCGGCCCTCGTCACCGCCCGACGGGAGTTTACCGGCTACTGGGAATATCTGCTGGAAAACGCGATTTTTACCGCTCCCCCACACCCCAATTGGGCCGGGGCGGCGCTGATCGGACCGAGCGGCCATC is a window of Desulfurellaceae bacterium DNA encoding:
- a CDS encoding metallophosphoesterase, yielding MSFTLAHLSDLHVTPVRFGCLPWRLNKQTIGWLKWRAQRRHEYRPEILEALIADLHGQRPDHTVVTGDLTNLGLETELRAALGWLERLGDPRQVTLIPGNHDAYTPASAASLQAHWRAYLGSDTSEADLLFPSLRRRGPVALLGVSSVGPTGLLSAAGRVEPDQQARLGRLLQSLGQVCRVVLMHHPPTRAGLPQRRRLHDAQALQRVLAESGAELVLHGHTHTTTLTRIPVPHRAAIPVVGVRSASALGHKPRRSAQYHLYSLSPGQPDGVQISLRIRAYDPTSGGFHQLGPYRLTPLEKNSLPTDVFSVISA
- a CDS encoding serine protease, encoding MPLTQRLPRSASLLFLVALLVVPTPSPGDDDPIHTALSAVVHIRAEIPPTARTARFLGTQREASGIVIDAEGLILTIGYIVLEAESVAVTSLDGRSVEATLIGNDYDTGFGLLRTAQPLPVPPIPLGLSAELAEQTEVLVASYGALEAVRPALVTARREFTGYWEYLLENAIFTAPPHPNWAGAALIGPSGHLLGIGSLFVGDALQGEPSEQRLPGNMFIPIDRLKPILPALLATGRTPKPPRPWLGLFTEEIGGHLFISGTIPEGPSAQAGLRPGDIIVGVGDRTVSGRSEFYRAVWAQGEAGVEVPLQILRESAIQTLPVRSLDRDQYFQTEQAPQPRNPEARSAKVRPQPWSAPWSG